One part of the Lycium ferocissimum isolate CSIRO_LF1 chromosome 8, AGI_CSIRO_Lferr_CH_V1, whole genome shotgun sequence genome encodes these proteins:
- the LOC132066871 gene encoding uncharacterized protein LOC132066871: MDDCGNQMIETTKRPNIHFELIRKTLQFLVPISLISFLLSYTYNFSFFFTYNFNLSTLVFPLFAHVFDRKYIFLLCNSILAFLAKNLSCSSSSPDEQEDVLIMKGEYDEDNKKEVAMKGEVEENEEKEVEEKQETDTTAEEGAEGNEDNMSIEQLNRKIEEFIRKMKEEIRTGAIHPRV, from the coding sequence ATGGATGACTGTGGAAACCAGATGATTGAAACTACTAAAAGACCAAATATACACTTTGAATTGATAAGAAAAACTCTGCAATTTCTAGTTCCAATTTCTCTCATATCCTTCCTTCTCTCTTACACCTataatttctccttctttttcaccTATAATTTTAACTTGTCAACTCTTGTTTTCCCACTCTTTGCACACGTCTTTGATAGGAAATACATATTCTTACTATGTAATAGTATCCTTGCATTTCTTGCTAAGAACTTGAGTTGTAGTTCTTCTTCTCCTGATGAACAAGAAGATGTATTAATAATGAAAGGTGAATATGATGAAGATAACAAGAAAGAAGTGGCTATGAAGGGAGAAGTAGAAgagaatgaagaaaaagaagttgaagaaaaacaagaaacagACACAACAGCAGAAGAAGGAGCAGAAGGAAATGAAGATAACATGAGCATAGAACAACTCAATAGGAagattgaagaattcataaggAAGATGAAAGAAGAAATTAGGACTGGAGCTATACATCCAAGGGTGTAG
- the LOC132068224 gene encoding transcriptional adapter ADA2b isoform X2 has product MGRSRGNFQADEDPSQRSRRKKNASSGDNLESVTTGQGTADGKRALYHCNYCNKDISGRTRIKCAVCSDFDLCIECFSVGAEVHPHKSHHHYRVMDILAFPLICPDWNADEEMLLLEGIEMYGMGNWAEVGEHVGTKSKEVCVDHFKDAYLDSPYFPLPDMTHVMGKNRKELLAMAKENFTDKKGLSSIGEVVPKDESFSPSRVKVEDSHRNGPSGRLTSVSNAGITGIKKPSSKSQIKDQNELVKLEDNSSGRNFGGKKPKSLKDDGSSLMKLSGYNLKRQEFDPEYDNDAEQLLADMEFKETETEEERELKLRVLRIYSKRLDERKRRKDFILERNLLQPSEFEKNLSPEEKDICRRYDAFMRFLSKEEHEELLKTLVTEHRYLKRIQELKEAKAAGCRSSAEAERYLERKRKREVEDGVPRKESSQIGPTSQESLNMPASSDSLGTHSNRKPCSQANLSSITYSGVASFSTGELLSEPEKQLCREIRLSPQHYLRMQEVLTIQIYSGNITRKSDAYPLFAIEATKVDRVYDMLLKKGVAPL; this is encoded by the exons ATGGGTCGCTCTCGTGGGAATTTTCAAGCTGATGAAGATCCAAGTCAAAG atcaagaaggaaaaagaatgccTCAAGTGGAGACAATTTAGAATCTGTGACTACTG GTCAAGGAACAGCTGATGGCAAAAGGGCGTTGTATCACTGCAATTATTGCAACAAAGATATTAGCGGGAGAACTCGTATAAAATGTGCTGTATGCTCTGATTTTGACTTATGTATAGAGTGCTTCTCTGTTGGTGCTGAGGTGCATCCTCACAAAAGCCATCACCACTATAGGGTCATG GACATCTTAGCTTTCCCGCTTATCTGCCCGGACTGGAATGCTGACGAAGAGATGTTGCTTCTGGAG GGAATTGAAATGTATGGCATGGGTAATTGGGCAGAAGTAGGTGAGCATGTCGGAACAAAGTCCAAAGAAGTCTGCGTCGATCATTTTAAGGACGCATACTTAGACTCACCTTACTTTCCTCTACCG gATATGACTCATGTCATGGGGAAAAACAGAAAGGAACTCCTTGCCATGGCTAAAGAGAATTTCACAGATAAGAAAG GACTCTCCTCAATAGGTGAAGTTGTTCCTAAAGATGAATCATTCTCTCCATCTCGAGTCAA AGTTGAAGACTCACATAGAAATGGTCCCTCGGGCCGTTTAACTTCTGTGTCCAATGCGG GAATCACAGGCATAAAAAAGCCATCCAGCAAGTCGCAAATCAAAGACCAAAATGAACTTGTAAAATTGGAAG ATAATTCTTCAGGCAGAAATTTCGGAGGCAAGAAACCTAAATCTTTGAAGGATGATGGATCCTCATTGATGAAGTTAAGTGGATATAACCTCAAAAGGCAAGAGTTTGATCCTGAATATGATAATGACGCGGAGCAACTATTGGCTGATATGGAATTCAAGGAAACTGAAACCGAAGAGGAGCGCGAACTTAAGTTGCGTGTTCTGCGTATCTATTCCAAGAG GCTTGATGAAAGAAAGCGCCGCAAGGATTTTATTCTAGAGAGGAATTTACTCCAGCCAAGTGAATTTGAGAAGAATTTGTCTCCAGAAGAGAAAGATATATGCCGACGTTATGATGCCTTTATGCGCTTCCTCTCCAAGGAAGAGCATGAAGAATTACTAAAGACTCTGGTCACAGAACATAGATATCTGAAAAGAATACAAGAACTGAAG GAAGCGAAAGCTGCTGGTTGTCGTTCATCAGCTGAAGCTGAGAGATacttagaaaggaaaaggaagaggGAGGTTGAAGATGGTGTTCCCAGAAAAGAAAGTTCTCAGATTGGTCCAACGAGCCAGGAAAGCCTGAACATGCCTGCTTCCTCTGACTCACTTGGAACACATTCAAATAGAAAACCTTGTAGCCAGGCGAATTTGAGTTCCATCACTTACTCGGGGGTAGCATCTTTTTCCACAGGAGAACTGTTATCTGAACCT GAGAAACAGCTATGCCGAGAAATCAGGTTATCGCCACAACATTATCTTAGGATGCAAGAGGTTCTTACAATACAAATTTACAGTGGCAATATCACTAGAAAATCTGATGCTTATCCCTTGTTCGCAATAGAAGCTACTAAAGTAGATAGAGTTTATGATATGCTTTTGAAGAAAGGAGTTGCACCATTGTGA
- the LOC132068224 gene encoding transcriptional adapter ADA2b isoform X1, whose product MCIDDGHKLCSIMVKPKRSRRKKNASSGDNLESVTTGQGTADGKRALYHCNYCNKDISGRTRIKCAVCSDFDLCIECFSVGAEVHPHKSHHHYRVMDILAFPLICPDWNADEEMLLLEGIEMYGMGNWAEVGEHVGTKSKEVCVDHFKDAYLDSPYFPLPDMTHVMGKNRKELLAMAKENFTDKKGLSSIGEVVPKDESFSPSRVKVEDSHRNGPSGRLTSVSNAGITGIKKPSSKSQIKDQNELVKLEDNSSGRNFGGKKPKSLKDDGSSLMKLSGYNLKRQEFDPEYDNDAEQLLADMEFKETETEEERELKLRVLRIYSKRLDERKRRKDFILERNLLQPSEFEKNLSPEEKDICRRYDAFMRFLSKEEHEELLKTLVTEHRYLKRIQELKEAKAAGCRSSAEAERYLERKRKREVEDGVPRKESSQIGPTSQESLNMPASSDSLGTHSNRKPCSQANLSSITYSGVASFSTGELLSEPEKQLCREIRLSPQHYLRMQEVLTIQIYSGNITRKSDAYPLFAIEATKVDRVYDMLLKKGVAPL is encoded by the exons ATGTGCATTGACGATGGACATAAGCTTTGTTCGATAATGGTGAAACCCAAGAG atcaagaaggaaaaagaatgccTCAAGTGGAGACAATTTAGAATCTGTGACTACTG GTCAAGGAACAGCTGATGGCAAAAGGGCGTTGTATCACTGCAATTATTGCAACAAAGATATTAGCGGGAGAACTCGTATAAAATGTGCTGTATGCTCTGATTTTGACTTATGTATAGAGTGCTTCTCTGTTGGTGCTGAGGTGCATCCTCACAAAAGCCATCACCACTATAGGGTCATG GACATCTTAGCTTTCCCGCTTATCTGCCCGGACTGGAATGCTGACGAAGAGATGTTGCTTCTGGAG GGAATTGAAATGTATGGCATGGGTAATTGGGCAGAAGTAGGTGAGCATGTCGGAACAAAGTCCAAAGAAGTCTGCGTCGATCATTTTAAGGACGCATACTTAGACTCACCTTACTTTCCTCTACCG gATATGACTCATGTCATGGGGAAAAACAGAAAGGAACTCCTTGCCATGGCTAAAGAGAATTTCACAGATAAGAAAG GACTCTCCTCAATAGGTGAAGTTGTTCCTAAAGATGAATCATTCTCTCCATCTCGAGTCAA AGTTGAAGACTCACATAGAAATGGTCCCTCGGGCCGTTTAACTTCTGTGTCCAATGCGG GAATCACAGGCATAAAAAAGCCATCCAGCAAGTCGCAAATCAAAGACCAAAATGAACTTGTAAAATTGGAAG ATAATTCTTCAGGCAGAAATTTCGGAGGCAAGAAACCTAAATCTTTGAAGGATGATGGATCCTCATTGATGAAGTTAAGTGGATATAACCTCAAAAGGCAAGAGTTTGATCCTGAATATGATAATGACGCGGAGCAACTATTGGCTGATATGGAATTCAAGGAAACTGAAACCGAAGAGGAGCGCGAACTTAAGTTGCGTGTTCTGCGTATCTATTCCAAGAG GCTTGATGAAAGAAAGCGCCGCAAGGATTTTATTCTAGAGAGGAATTTACTCCAGCCAAGTGAATTTGAGAAGAATTTGTCTCCAGAAGAGAAAGATATATGCCGACGTTATGATGCCTTTATGCGCTTCCTCTCCAAGGAAGAGCATGAAGAATTACTAAAGACTCTGGTCACAGAACATAGATATCTGAAAAGAATACAAGAACTGAAG GAAGCGAAAGCTGCTGGTTGTCGTTCATCAGCTGAAGCTGAGAGATacttagaaaggaaaaggaagaggGAGGTTGAAGATGGTGTTCCCAGAAAAGAAAGTTCTCAGATTGGTCCAACGAGCCAGGAAAGCCTGAACATGCCTGCTTCCTCTGACTCACTTGGAACACATTCAAATAGAAAACCTTGTAGCCAGGCGAATTTGAGTTCCATCACTTACTCGGGGGTAGCATCTTTTTCCACAGGAGAACTGTTATCTGAACCT GAGAAACAGCTATGCCGAGAAATCAGGTTATCGCCACAACATTATCTTAGGATGCAAGAGGTTCTTACAATACAAATTTACAGTGGCAATATCACTAGAAAATCTGATGCTTATCCCTTGTTCGCAATAGAAGCTACTAAAGTAGATAGAGTTTATGATATGCTTTTGAAGAAAGGAGTTGCACCATTGTGA
- the LOC132068224 gene encoding transcriptional adapter ADA2b isoform X3 has product MKIQVKGQGTADGKRALYHCNYCNKDISGRTRIKCAVCSDFDLCIECFSVGAEVHPHKSHHHYRVMDILAFPLICPDWNADEEMLLLEGIEMYGMGNWAEVGEHVGTKSKEVCVDHFKDAYLDSPYFPLPDMTHVMGKNRKELLAMAKENFTDKKGLSSIGEVVPKDESFSPSRVKVEDSHRNGPSGRLTSVSNAGITGIKKPSSKSQIKDQNELVKLEDNSSGRNFGGKKPKSLKDDGSSLMKLSGYNLKRQEFDPEYDNDAEQLLADMEFKETETEEERELKLRVLRIYSKRLDERKRRKDFILERNLLQPSEFEKNLSPEEKDICRRYDAFMRFLSKEEHEELLKTLVTEHRYLKRIQELKEAKAAGCRSSAEAERYLERKRKREVEDGVPRKESSQIGPTSQESLNMPASSDSLGTHSNRKPCSQANLSSITYSGVASFSTGELLSEPEKQLCREIRLSPQHYLRMQEVLTIQIYSGNITRKSDAYPLFAIEATKVDRVYDMLLKKGVAPL; this is encoded by the exons ATGAAGATCCAAGTCAAAG GTCAAGGAACAGCTGATGGCAAAAGGGCGTTGTATCACTGCAATTATTGCAACAAAGATATTAGCGGGAGAACTCGTATAAAATGTGCTGTATGCTCTGATTTTGACTTATGTATAGAGTGCTTCTCTGTTGGTGCTGAGGTGCATCCTCACAAAAGCCATCACCACTATAGGGTCATG GACATCTTAGCTTTCCCGCTTATCTGCCCGGACTGGAATGCTGACGAAGAGATGTTGCTTCTGGAG GGAATTGAAATGTATGGCATGGGTAATTGGGCAGAAGTAGGTGAGCATGTCGGAACAAAGTCCAAAGAAGTCTGCGTCGATCATTTTAAGGACGCATACTTAGACTCACCTTACTTTCCTCTACCG gATATGACTCATGTCATGGGGAAAAACAGAAAGGAACTCCTTGCCATGGCTAAAGAGAATTTCACAGATAAGAAAG GACTCTCCTCAATAGGTGAAGTTGTTCCTAAAGATGAATCATTCTCTCCATCTCGAGTCAA AGTTGAAGACTCACATAGAAATGGTCCCTCGGGCCGTTTAACTTCTGTGTCCAATGCGG GAATCACAGGCATAAAAAAGCCATCCAGCAAGTCGCAAATCAAAGACCAAAATGAACTTGTAAAATTGGAAG ATAATTCTTCAGGCAGAAATTTCGGAGGCAAGAAACCTAAATCTTTGAAGGATGATGGATCCTCATTGATGAAGTTAAGTGGATATAACCTCAAAAGGCAAGAGTTTGATCCTGAATATGATAATGACGCGGAGCAACTATTGGCTGATATGGAATTCAAGGAAACTGAAACCGAAGAGGAGCGCGAACTTAAGTTGCGTGTTCTGCGTATCTATTCCAAGAG GCTTGATGAAAGAAAGCGCCGCAAGGATTTTATTCTAGAGAGGAATTTACTCCAGCCAAGTGAATTTGAGAAGAATTTGTCTCCAGAAGAGAAAGATATATGCCGACGTTATGATGCCTTTATGCGCTTCCTCTCCAAGGAAGAGCATGAAGAATTACTAAAGACTCTGGTCACAGAACATAGATATCTGAAAAGAATACAAGAACTGAAG GAAGCGAAAGCTGCTGGTTGTCGTTCATCAGCTGAAGCTGAGAGATacttagaaaggaaaaggaagaggGAGGTTGAAGATGGTGTTCCCAGAAAAGAAAGTTCTCAGATTGGTCCAACGAGCCAGGAAAGCCTGAACATGCCTGCTTCCTCTGACTCACTTGGAACACATTCAAATAGAAAACCTTGTAGCCAGGCGAATTTGAGTTCCATCACTTACTCGGGGGTAGCATCTTTTTCCACAGGAGAACTGTTATCTGAACCT GAGAAACAGCTATGCCGAGAAATCAGGTTATCGCCACAACATTATCTTAGGATGCAAGAGGTTCTTACAATACAAATTTACAGTGGCAATATCACTAGAAAATCTGATGCTTATCCCTTGTTCGCAATAGAAGCTACTAAAGTAGATAGAGTTTATGATATGCTTTTGAAGAAAGGAGTTGCACCATTGTGA
- the LOC132068225 gene encoding CASP-like protein 2B1 translates to MSYLGIGVSPGNVPVHHGSNNLKVIDKRVRIAELILRCLICGLAVVGAILIATDSQVKVIFTIKKEAKFTDMKVLVFLVIANALAAAYSLIQVIRCILSMIRGSVLFNKPLAWAIFSGDQLMAYLILAAVAAALQSAVISKLGQPELQWMKVCNLYGKFCNQVGEGIASSLIVSLSMILLSGISAFSLFRLYGNNGGKSNAR, encoded by the exons atgagtTATTTGGGTATTGGAGTAAGTCCTGGTAATGTTCCAGTACACCATGGGAGTAATAATTTAAAGGTAATTGATAAGAGAGTAAGAATAGCAGAGCTGATTTTAAGGTGCTTAATTTGTGGTTTAGCAGTTGTTGGTGCTATTCTTATAGCAACTGATAGTCAAGTTAAAGTCATATTTACAATCAAGAAAGAAGCTAAGTTCACTGACATGAAAGTTCTTGT ATTTCTAGTGATAGCCAATGCATTAGCTGCTGCTTACTCTCTGATTCAAGTCATAAGGTGCATTTTGAGTATGATTAGAGGAAGTGTTCTTTTCAACAAACCCTTGGCTTGGGCTATTTTTTCTGGTGATCAG TTGATGGCCTACTTGATTTTGGCGGCAGTGGCAGCAGCGCTGCAGTCGGCAGTAATTTCCAAGTTAGGTCAACCAGAGCTACAATGGATGAAGGTTTGCAATTTGTATGGCAAATTCTGTAACCAAGTTGGAGAAGGCATTGCAAGTTCTTTAATAGTTAGCCTCAGCATGATTCTCCTCTCTGGTATTTCAGCATTTAGTCTATTTCGTCTGTATGGAAACAATGGAGGAAAGAGTAATGCTAGATGA
- the LOC132068229 gene encoding OBERON-like protein: MLPPRQQPRPGGLQTSLSLVVSPDPQERGSNSDQARDSPSESASSRETWPTSDALTAKKLEKEKENGYAEHSVVRNVSNSDKVSLGDIARERVDVIADRMRNLPDEYLEKFKHELRVMLEGSGGSQHRDEFLFLQRLVNSRGDLTDGTLCITHRTQLEILVAIKTGIQAFLHPCVSLSQASLVDIFLYKKCRNIVCGSVLPAEECSCEICSKKNGFCNLCMCVICNKFDFEVNTCRWIGCDLCSHWTHTDCAISNGQIGTGPSVKNGASSAETLFRCHACSRTSELLGWVKDVFQHCAPSWDAEAFVRELDFVRRIFQRSEDARGRKLFWKCEELIEKMKGGVADPMACKVILSFFQDLDVDSSKSQDNDESGRLIAPQEAFNKIADVVQEAIRKMEAVAEEKMRMVKKARLSLEACDQELKDKAREVNALKMERQRKKQQIDELESIVRLKQAEADMFDLKAGEARREAERLQRIALAKTEKSEEDYASRYLKQRLSEAEAEKQYLFEKIKLQESSRASQSSAGGSDPSQIMYSKIQDLIKNM; encoded by the exons ATGCTGCCTCCACGCCAACAACCACGCCCTGGTGGACTTCAAACGTCTCTATCCTTGGTCGTCTCTCCCGATCCTCAAGAACGTGGATCAAACTCCGATCAGGCTCGTGACTCACCATCTGAAAGTGCCAGCTCACGCGAAACTTGGCCAACATCTGATGCTTTGACGGCGAAAAAGCTcgagaaggagaaagagaacGGCTATGCTGAGCACTCTGTTGTCCGCAATGTATCAAACTCGGATAAAGTTTCCCTTGGAGACATTGCCCGAGAAAGAGTTGACGTTATAGCTGACAGGATGAGAAATCTCCCAGATGAGTACCTAGAGAAGTTCAAACATGAACTCCGGGTCATGCTTGAAGGGTCAGGTGGGTCCCAGCATAGAGATGAGTTTCTGTTCCTACAAAGGCTAGTGAATAGTAGAGGCGATTTGACCGATGGAACGTTGTGTATAACACACCGCACCCAGCTAGAAATTCTAGTTGCTATCAAGACCGGAATTCAGGCGTTTTTGCATCCGTGTGTCAGTCTTTCTCAAGCTTCGCTGGTTGATATTTTCTTGTATAAGAAGTGTAGAAACATAGTATGTGGAAGTGTGCTTCCGGCGGAGGAATGTAGCTGCGAAATTTGCTCGAAGAAAAATGGCTTCTGCAACCTTTGCATGTGTGTGATATGTaacaagtttgattttgaggtgaACACTTGTAGATGGATCGGTTGTGATCTTTGTTCTCATTGGACACACACGGATTGTGCCATTAGTAACGGGCAGATTGGAACGGGCCCGTCTGTTAAGAACGGAGCTAGCTCAGCCGAGACGCTTTTCAGATGCCATGCGTGCAGTAGGACGTCTGAGTTATTAGGTTGGGTTAAAGATGTGTTCCAGCATTGTGCCCCGAGTTGGGATGCGGAAGCTTTTGTTAGAGAGCTCGACTTTGTCAGGAGAATTTTCCAGAGAAGTGAGGATGCGAGAGGCCGTAAGTTATTTTGGAAATGCGAGGAACTcattgaaaagatgaaaggtgGGGTTGCAGATCCAATGGCTTGTAAAGTGATCTTATCATTTTTCCAAG ATCTTGATGTGGATTCTTCAAAGAGTCAAGACAATGACGAAAGTGGTCGGCTCATAGCTCCACAGGAGGCATTCAACAAGATTGCGGATGTAGTACAGGAAGCTATCAGAAAAATGGAAGCAGTAGCAGAAGAAAAAATGCGGATGGTCAAGAAAGCACGGTTATCTCTTGAAGCATGCGATCAGGAGCTCAAGGATAAAGCTCGGGAAGTTAATGCACTGAAAATGGAGAGGCAGAGGAAGAAGCAACAAATCGATGAGCTTGAAAGCATCGTAAGGCTTAAACAGGCAGAGGCTGATATGTTTGACTTAAAGGCCGGTGAAGCTAGACGAGAAGCCGAGAGACTTCAACGAATTGCACTCGCCAAAACTGAGAAGTCGGAAGAGGACTATGCTAGCAG GTATCTGAAACAGAGATTAAGCGAGGCTGAGGCAGAGAAACAGTACTTGTTTGAGAAGATAAAGCTTCAAGAAAGTTCACGAGCTTCGCAGAGCAGCGCCGGAGGAAGTGACCCTTCCCAGATTATGTACAGCAAAATCCAAGATTTGATTAAGAATATGTAG